One stretch of Amycolatopsis sp. NBC_00345 DNA includes these proteins:
- a CDS encoding TetR/AcrR family transcriptional regulator translates to MTTSAAPDRRADIVRVALDVLEESGLEATSLRAVAGKLGVRMNTVLWHVKTKARLRELMADAILDSIDLRGLPEDSRERVVELAHRYRAALLAHRDGGRVVAGTFTAGPGTLGTADALIGALAGLGLDDRQANWTCWTIVYFAIGLVVEEQGSAETPKLHFESPSMLEPYPHLRRVLLREANDRFDDRFTFGLDLILTSASGPR, encoded by the coding sequence GTGACCACTTCCGCCGCCCCGGACCGCCGTGCCGACATCGTGCGGGTGGCGCTCGACGTGCTCGAAGAGTCCGGGCTGGAGGCCACGAGCCTGCGCGCGGTCGCGGGCAAGCTCGGCGTGCGGATGAACACCGTGCTGTGGCACGTGAAGACGAAGGCGCGGCTGCGTGAGCTGATGGCCGACGCGATCCTGGACAGCATCGACCTGCGCGGCCTGCCCGAGGACTCCCGCGAACGCGTGGTCGAGCTGGCTCACCGCTACCGCGCGGCGCTGCTGGCCCACCGCGACGGCGGGCGGGTGGTCGCGGGCACGTTCACCGCCGGGCCGGGCACCCTCGGCACGGCGGACGCGCTGATCGGCGCGCTGGCCGGCCTCGGCCTCGACGACCGCCAGGCCAACTGGACCTGCTGGACGATCGTCTACTTCGCGATCGGCCTGGTCGTGGAGGAGCAGGGCAGCGCGGAGACGCCGAAGCTGCACTTCGAATCGCCGTCGATGCTGGAGCCGTACCCGCACCTCCGGCGCGTGCTGCTGCGCGAGGCCAACGACCGGTTCGATGACCGGTTCACCTTCGGCCTCGACCTGATCCTCACGTCCGCTTCCGGGCCTCGATGA
- a CDS encoding methyltransferase domain-containing protein, whose protein sequence is MTRAFEELVAEASAVSVAGWDFSWLDGRATEQRPSWGYQRLIGARLAHVESALDIQTGGGEVLAGVPVLPPLTVATESWPPNLAKAAALLEPRGGVVVADTDEPPLPFRANAFELVVSRHPVTVWWDEIARVLRPGGAYLSQQVGPGSVFELVEYFLGPQPPEVRRGRHPDDARAAAERTGLEVVDLRPEELRTEFFDVGAVIYFLRKVIWMVPGFTVEAYRPRLRELHERLRDGPFTATTTRFLIEARKRT, encoded by the coding sequence ATGACACGCGCGTTCGAGGAGCTGGTGGCCGAGGCCTCGGCCGTTTCCGTGGCGGGCTGGGACTTCTCCTGGCTCGACGGGCGGGCCACCGAGCAACGGCCGTCGTGGGGCTACCAGCGGCTGATCGGTGCCCGGCTCGCGCACGTCGAGTCCGCTTTGGACATTCAGACCGGCGGCGGCGAGGTGCTGGCCGGGGTGCCGGTGCTGCCGCCGCTGACCGTCGCGACCGAGTCGTGGCCGCCGAACCTGGCGAAGGCCGCCGCGCTGCTGGAGCCACGGGGCGGGGTGGTCGTCGCGGACACCGACGAGCCGCCGCTGCCGTTCCGCGCCAACGCGTTCGAGCTGGTGGTCAGCCGCCATCCCGTGACGGTGTGGTGGGACGAGATCGCGCGGGTCCTGCGTCCGGGCGGCGCCTACCTGTCCCAGCAGGTCGGCCCGGGCAGCGTGTTCGAGCTGGTCGAGTACTTCCTCGGCCCGCAGCCACCAGAGGTGCGCCGGGGGCGTCACCCCGACGACGCCCGAGCGGCCGCCGAACGCACCGGGCTCGAAGTCGTCGACCTGCGGCCCGAGGAGCTGCGGACCGAGTTCTTCGACGTCGGCGCGGTGATCTACTTCCTGCGCAAGGTGATCTGGATGGTGCCGGGCTTCACCGTCGAGGCTTACCGGCCCCGGCTGCGCGAGCTGCACGAGCGGTTGCGCGACGGGCCGTTCACCGCCACCACCACCCGATTCCTCATCGAGGCCCGGAAGCGGACGTGA
- a CDS encoding putative acetyltransferase yields the protein MTPLTELPLGTRVVVRYRIEGGFTDALGPLRERDAVTCTVETKRGLVVVPLDAVVAAKPVPPPPVRRR from the coding sequence GTGACCCCGCTGACGGAGCTGCCGCTCGGCACGCGCGTCGTCGTGCGCTACCGCATCGAAGGCGGCTTCACCGACGCGCTCGGGCCGCTGCGCGAGCGCGACGCCGTCACCTGCACGGTGGAGACGAAACGCGGCCTCGTGGTCGTCCCGCTCGACGCCGTCGTCGCCGCGAAACCCGTGCCGCCGCCACCGGTGCGGCGTCGCTGA
- a CDS encoding glutaredoxin family protein: MKPVVYGAGWCPDVKRSRALLDAEGVAYDYVDVEADTKAEALVRELQGGPRRIPTIVFGDGTHLVEPSDDELTAHLSR, from the coding sequence ATGAAGCCAGTGGTCTACGGCGCCGGCTGGTGCCCGGACGTCAAGCGCAGCCGCGCACTGCTCGACGCTGAAGGCGTCGCGTACGACTACGTCGACGTCGAGGCGGACACCAAGGCCGAAGCGCTGGTCCGTGAGCTGCAGGGCGGGCCGCGCCGCATCCCGACCATCGTCTTCGGCGACGGCACCCACCTCGTCGAGCCGAGCGACGACGAGCTGACCGCGCACCTGTCCCGGTGA
- a CDS encoding phage holin family protein yields MTNPEPGKGRLLQGGRVVARVILVWAAVTGALRLLDLWLDGFSMQSWWQPTVCALILGLLTSVVWPLVVRIAWPIAYFTLGVGTFLLLSAATLAILQAVPGVELHSFSAAVIVTVTMSAVGAVISSLLAVDEDEIFFRRAARRRRRHSPDADLAEQPPGVIFLQIDGLGYDTVRRAVRDGDMPTFAAWLGQGTHSLTRWHTDWSSQTGASVCGILHGSNHDILGFRWYEKDRDHVMACAHPTDAAEIERRHTNGRGLLSGDGASHGNLFSGDAEHVSLTMSSIPVLVPRTLRSHKRDRVGAGYRAYFANPVNVLRTFGVALVDVFRELSAAAKQRRAGVMPRIPRGGFYPLARPGTTVIARDVVVSAIIGDMLAGRPVVYADFLGYDEVAHHSGIERFDTLEVLRSIDQQFARLQRASRIAPRRYHIVGLSDHGQTQGQAFVDRFGETMEALVGRLCGGDSVAEPGKRRQAESWQVNAALAEASLTGGLIARRLRGRVERAEGAENRPRTTSGSPGAVTRVAPGVVAVVSGHLAMVSFTEHEGRVELETIEREYPDLLPTLVDHDSVGFMLVRSSEFGPVVLGRDGLKRLATGVVIGEDPLADYGPYADELVKRVDSFPHCADVMINSRYDPESDQSSPFERHVGSHGALGGPQQRGFIVHPREFPAPGEPVGAEAVHHVFRDWLTFLGHPEPGATEEKSTPVPSEVVS; encoded by the coding sequence GTGACCAACCCCGAACCCGGCAAGGGACGGCTGCTGCAAGGCGGCCGCGTCGTCGCCCGCGTGATCCTGGTCTGGGCCGCGGTCACCGGCGCGCTGCGCCTGCTCGACCTGTGGCTCGACGGGTTCTCGATGCAGTCCTGGTGGCAGCCCACGGTGTGCGCGCTGATCCTCGGCCTGCTGACGTCCGTGGTCTGGCCGCTGGTAGTCCGGATCGCGTGGCCGATCGCGTACTTCACCCTCGGCGTCGGCACTTTCCTGCTGTTGAGCGCGGCGACGCTGGCGATCCTGCAGGCCGTGCCCGGCGTCGAGCTGCACAGCTTCAGCGCGGCGGTGATCGTCACGGTCACGATGTCGGCCGTCGGCGCGGTGATCTCCAGCCTGCTCGCGGTCGACGAGGACGAGATCTTCTTCCGCCGCGCGGCCCGCCGCCGTCGCCGGCACAGCCCGGACGCCGACCTCGCCGAGCAGCCGCCGGGCGTGATCTTCCTGCAGATCGACGGCCTGGGCTACGACACCGTGCGCCGTGCCGTGCGCGACGGCGACATGCCGACGTTCGCCGCCTGGCTGGGCCAGGGCACGCATTCGCTCACGCGCTGGCACACCGACTGGAGCTCGCAGACCGGCGCCAGCGTGTGCGGCATCCTGCACGGGTCGAACCACGACATCCTCGGCTTCCGTTGGTACGAAAAGGATCGCGACCACGTGATGGCGTGCGCGCACCCGACCGACGCGGCGGAGATCGAACGCCGCCACACCAACGGCCGGGGCCTGCTCTCGGGTGACGGCGCGAGCCACGGCAACCTGTTCTCCGGCGACGCCGAGCACGTCAGCCTCACCATGAGCTCGATCCCGGTACTGGTGCCGCGCACCTTGCGCAGCCACAAGCGTGACCGGGTCGGCGCCGGCTACCGCGCCTACTTCGCGAACCCGGTGAACGTGCTGCGGACGTTCGGCGTGGCACTGGTCGACGTCTTCCGCGAGCTGTCCGCGGCCGCCAAGCAGCGCCGCGCCGGCGTGATGCCGCGGATCCCGCGCGGCGGCTTCTACCCGCTCGCGCGGCCGGGCACCACGGTGATCGCGCGCGACGTCGTCGTGTCCGCGATCATCGGCGACATGCTGGCCGGGCGGCCCGTGGTGTACGCCGACTTCCTGGGCTACGACGAGGTCGCGCACCACTCCGGCATCGAGCGCTTCGACACCCTGGAGGTGCTGCGCTCGATCGACCAGCAGTTCGCGCGGCTGCAGCGGGCGAGCCGGATCGCGCCGCGGCGCTACCACATCGTCGGGCTGTCGGACCACGGCCAGACCCAGGGCCAGGCGTTCGTCGACCGGTTCGGCGAGACGATGGAGGCACTGGTCGGGCGCCTGTGCGGCGGCGATTCCGTGGCCGAGCCGGGCAAGCGGCGGCAAGCGGAGAGCTGGCAGGTGAACGCGGCGCTGGCCGAAGCCAGCCTCACCGGCGGCCTGATCGCACGCCGGCTACGCGGCCGCGTCGAAAGGGCCGAAGGCGCCGAAAACCGGCCGCGCACCACCAGCGGCTCCCCCGGCGCGGTCACGCGCGTGGCGCCTGGAGTGGTCGCTGTCGTGTCCGGGCACCTGGCGATGGTGTCGTTCACCGAGCACGAAGGCCGGGTCGAGCTGGAGACCATCGAGCGCGAGTACCCGGACCTGCTGCCCACCCTGGTCGACCACGACAGCGTCGGCTTCATGCTGGTGCGCAGCTCGGAGTTCGGGCCCGTGGTGCTGGGCCGCGACGGGCTCAAGCGGCTCGCCACCGGCGTCGTGATCGGCGAGGACCCGCTGGCCGACTACGGCCCGTACGCCGACGAACTGGTCAAGCGCGTCGACTCCTTCCCGCACTGCGCGGACGTCATGATCAACAGCCGGTACGACCCGGAGTCCGACCAGTCCTCGCCGTTCGAGCGGCACGTCGGCTCCCACGGCGCGCTCGGCGGGCCGCAGCAGCGTGGGTTCATCGTGCACCCGCGGGAGTTCCCGGCGCCGGGCGAGCCGGTGGGCGCCGAGGCCGTGCACCACGTGTTCCGTGACTGGCTGACGTTCCTCGGGCACCCGGAACCCGGTGCCACCGAAGAGAAATCCACTCCCGTCCCCTCGGAGGTCGTGTCATGA
- a CDS encoding DedA family protein, translated as MNWSDPSAIGYPALFGGVLLGSVIPIVPTGAVVGAAAAVATTTDHLSLPLVIVLAVLGAYLGDVLTFAVPRFGSEALLRWVERRQQADRLTKGREQFARRGWQLVVIGRLVPAGRIPVLLAAGTLSYPWRKFLPASLVACVLWAVAYSLLGIISGGIFDSPLIATLLATVLVLLVTVAMTLISKLRRKPERTGGPR; from the coding sequence GTGAACTGGTCCGACCCGTCGGCGATCGGCTACCCGGCGCTGTTCGGCGGGGTCCTGCTGGGCTCGGTGATCCCGATCGTGCCGACGGGCGCGGTCGTCGGCGCCGCCGCCGCGGTCGCCACCACCACCGACCACCTCTCGCTGCCGCTGGTGATCGTGCTCGCGGTGCTCGGCGCGTACCTCGGCGACGTGCTGACGTTCGCCGTCCCCCGGTTCGGCAGCGAGGCGCTGCTGCGCTGGGTCGAACGCCGTCAGCAGGCCGACCGGCTCACGAAGGGCCGCGAGCAGTTCGCCCGCCGCGGCTGGCAGCTCGTGGTGATCGGCAGGCTGGTGCCCGCCGGGCGCATCCCGGTGCTGCTCGCCGCGGGCACGCTGAGCTACCCGTGGCGGAAGTTCCTGCCCGCGAGCCTGGTGGCCTGTGTGCTGTGGGCCGTCGCCTACTCACTGCTCGGCATCATCAGCGGCGGCATCTTCGACTCGCCGCTCATCGCCACGTTGCTGGCCACCGTGCTGGTGCTGCTCGTCACCGTCGCCATGACGCTGATCAGCAAGCTGCGCCGGAAACCGGAGCGGACTGGAGGACCCCGGTGA
- a CDS encoding MBL fold metallo-hydrolase encodes MTGLNLHFLGHATTRVELGGRVVLTDPVLTSRVGPLTRVAPLPDAAAWSDVDLVLISHLHGDHLHLPSLRLVGRRTRIVVPRGAGHWLAKRGFPNVEELSPGETITNGDLRVTATEAVHSGHRWGPRLTHGPQSPALGHLLEAGGVRVYSAGDTDLFDGMADLAPLDVALLPVWGWGPNLGPGHLTPERAAEAAKLLQANVIIPVHWGTLAVPGIHRTARMRKLLVEPPRTFAAEVFKAGLPTEVLLTRPGAEVALPLPEDRV; translated from the coding sequence GTGACCGGCCTCAACCTGCACTTCCTCGGCCACGCGACCACGCGGGTCGAACTCGGCGGTCGCGTGGTCCTCACCGATCCCGTGCTCACGTCCCGGGTCGGCCCGCTCACCCGGGTGGCCCCGCTGCCCGACGCGGCCGCCTGGTCCGACGTCGACCTGGTGCTGATCTCGCACCTGCACGGCGATCACCTCCACCTGCCGTCGCTGCGGCTGGTGGGCCGGCGGACGCGGATCGTGGTCCCGCGGGGGGCCGGGCACTGGCTCGCGAAGCGGGGTTTCCCGAACGTCGAGGAGCTGTCCCCGGGCGAGACCATCACCAACGGCGACCTCCGGGTCACGGCGACCGAAGCCGTCCACTCCGGCCACCGCTGGGGACCGAGGCTCACGCACGGACCGCAGAGCCCGGCGCTGGGGCACCTCCTCGAAGCCGGCGGTGTGCGCGTCTACTCGGCCGGCGACACCGACCTGTTCGACGGCATGGCGGACCTCGCGCCGCTCGACGTGGCGTTACTGCCCGTCTGGGGCTGGGGACCGAACCTCGGCCCGGGGCACCTGACACCCGAGCGCGCGGCGGAAGCGGCGAAGCTGCTTCAGGCCAACGTGATCATCCCGGTGCACTGGGGCACGCTGGCCGTGCCCGGGATCCACCGGACCGCGCGGATGCGCAAGCTGCTCGTGGAGCCGCCGCGCACGTTCGCGGCGGAGGTGTTCAAGGCGGGCCTGCCCACCGAGGTGCTGCTGACCCGCCCCGGCGCCGAGGTCGCGCTGCCCCTGCCCGAGGACCGGGTGTGA
- a CDS encoding terpene synthase family protein, with protein MQPFVLPEFYMPYPARLNPYLEGAREHSKAWAYTMDMIDVPQHGTVIWDARDFDSHDYALLCAYTHPDAGAPELDLVTDWYVWVFYFDDHFLELFKRTGDIDSARAYLDRLALFMPVTGEITEKPENPVERGLEDLWNRTVPFRSAGWRRRFVESTRNLLDESLWELANINEGRVSNPVEYIEMRRKVGGAPWSANLIEHSVHAEVPDAIAAKRPMEVLRDCFADAVHLRNDLFSYQREVEDEGELSNGVLVFEKFLGCSTQEAADAVNDLLTSRLHQFEHTALTEVPGLFEEHGVDPAGRTETFAYVKGMQDWQSGGHEWHLRSGRYMNEGALEQRGGPELLGGPAGLGTSAARIFSSLAATAPQRMRSFQHKPFEPVGPIDRPEIFMPFSLKLSPHLDQARENIVGWSEAMGILDGVVWDEHKLRATDLPLCAAGIHPDATPEQLDLTSGWLTWGTYGDDYYPVVFGTTGNVAGAKAMTERFKLFMPIDDEPMPPPLNALETGLADLWRRTTATMARDFRQTFRKTIVDMTDSWVWELGNQIQNRIPDPIDYVEMRRKTFGSELTMSLCRIGHGRSVPPEIYRTRTIQAIEHSAMDYACLLNDVFSYQKEIEYEGELHNAVLVVRNFLDIGEQPAFEVVNNLMTARMQEFQHAVDVALPILFTDYNLEDAARKTLLAYTEELKNWLSGILNWHERCHRYTEPELSYRPIAATPVAPATHPFSGPTGLGTSSLKIASLLPTP; from the coding sequence GTGCAGCCGTTTGTTCTGCCCGAGTTCTACATGCCGTATCCGGCCAGGCTGAACCCGTACCTGGAGGGCGCGCGGGAGCACAGCAAAGCCTGGGCGTACACGATGGACATGATCGACGTGCCCCAGCACGGCACGGTGATCTGGGACGCCCGCGACTTCGACTCCCACGACTACGCGCTGCTCTGCGCCTACACCCACCCGGACGCGGGCGCGCCCGAGCTGGACCTGGTCACCGACTGGTACGTCTGGGTCTTCTACTTCGACGACCACTTCCTCGAGTTGTTCAAGCGCACCGGCGACATCGACAGCGCACGCGCGTACCTCGACCGGCTGGCGCTGTTCATGCCCGTGACGGGCGAGATCACCGAGAAACCGGAGAACCCCGTCGAGCGCGGGCTCGAGGACCTGTGGAACCGCACCGTGCCGTTCCGGTCGGCGGGCTGGCGGCGGCGGTTCGTCGAGAGCACCCGGAACCTGCTCGACGAGTCGCTGTGGGAACTGGCGAACATCAACGAGGGCCGCGTTTCCAATCCGGTCGAGTACATCGAGATGCGCCGCAAGGTCGGCGGCGCGCCGTGGTCGGCGAACCTGATCGAGCACTCCGTGCACGCGGAGGTGCCGGACGCGATCGCCGCGAAGCGCCCGATGGAGGTGCTGCGCGACTGTTTCGCCGACGCCGTCCACCTGCGCAACGACCTGTTCTCCTACCAGCGCGAGGTGGAGGACGAGGGCGAGCTGTCCAACGGCGTGCTGGTGTTCGAGAAGTTCCTCGGCTGCTCCACGCAGGAGGCCGCGGACGCCGTCAACGACCTGCTGACCTCCCGCCTGCACCAGTTCGAGCACACCGCGCTCACCGAGGTGCCGGGGCTGTTCGAGGAGCACGGCGTGGACCCGGCCGGGCGCACCGAGACGTTCGCCTACGTCAAGGGCATGCAGGACTGGCAGTCCGGTGGACACGAGTGGCACCTGCGCTCCGGCCGGTACATGAACGAAGGCGCGCTGGAACAACGCGGCGGGCCGGAGCTGCTGGGCGGCCCGGCGGGCCTCGGCACGTCGGCGGCGCGGATCTTCTCTTCGCTGGCCGCCACGGCGCCGCAACGGATGCGCAGTTTTCAGCACAAGCCGTTCGAGCCGGTGGGGCCGATCGACCGGCCCGAGATCTTCATGCCGTTCTCGCTGAAGCTGAGCCCGCACCTGGACCAGGCGCGGGAGAACATCGTCGGCTGGTCGGAAGCCATGGGCATCCTCGACGGCGTGGTGTGGGACGAGCACAAGCTGCGCGCGACCGACCTCCCGCTGTGCGCCGCGGGCATCCACCCGGACGCGACGCCGGAGCAGCTGGACCTCACCAGCGGCTGGCTGACCTGGGGCACTTACGGCGACGACTACTACCCCGTCGTCTTCGGCACGACCGGCAACGTCGCGGGCGCGAAGGCGATGACGGAGCGCTTCAAGCTCTTCATGCCGATCGACGACGAGCCGATGCCACCCCCGTTGAACGCACTCGAAACGGGGCTGGCCGACCTCTGGCGCCGCACCACCGCGACCATGGCCCGGGATTTCCGGCAGACGTTCCGCAAGACCATCGTGGACATGACCGACAGCTGGGTCTGGGAACTCGGCAACCAGATCCAGAACCGCATCCCGGACCCGATCGACTACGTCGAGATGCGCCGCAAGACCTTCGGCTCGGAGCTGACCATGAGCCTGTGCCGGATCGGCCACGGCCGCTCCGTGCCGCCCGAGATCTACCGCACCCGCACCATCCAGGCCATCGAGCATTCGGCGATGGACTACGCGTGCCTGCTCAACGACGTGTTCTCGTACCAGAAGGAGATCGAGTACGAGGGCGAGCTGCACAACGCGGTGCTGGTGGTCCGGAACTTCCTGGACATCGGCGAGCAACCGGCCTTCGAGGTCGTGAACAACCTCATGACCGCCCGCATGCAGGAGTTCCAGCACGCCGTCGACGTCGCCCTGCCCATCCTGTTCACCGACTACAACCTCGAAGACGCCGCCCGCAAAACCCTGCTCGCCTACACCGAGGAGCTGAAGAACTGGCTCTCCGGCATCCTCAACTGGCACGAGCGCTGTCACCGCTACACCGAGCCGGAACTCAGCTACCGACCCATCGCCGCCACCCCCGTCGCCCCGGCCACGCACCCGTTCAGCGGGCCGACCGGCCTCGGCACCAGCTCGCTCAAGATCGCTTCGCTCCTGCCCACCCCTTAG
- a CDS encoding GNAT family N-acetyltransferase — translation MSDETRVVRNDDESRYEVFADDKLAGFAAYTERGQLTVFTHTEIDDAFGGRGLGKVLAKAALDEVVERGRVIVPVCPFIAGYLRKNPGYGDHVRWPDGTSAE, via the coding sequence ATGAGCGACGAGACCCGCGTTGTCCGCAACGACGACGAGAGCCGCTACGAGGTGTTCGCCGACGACAAGCTGGCCGGCTTCGCCGCGTACACCGAACGCGGACAGCTGACGGTGTTCACGCACACCGAGATCGACGACGCGTTCGGCGGCCGCGGCCTCGGCAAGGTGCTCGCGAAGGCGGCGCTGGACGAGGTGGTGGAGCGGGGCCGGGTGATCGTGCCGGTGTGCCCGTTCATCGCCGGGTACCTCCGGAAGAATCCCGGCTATGGCGACCATGTCCGTTGGCCGGACGGCACTTCTGCCGAATAA
- a CDS encoding SRPBCC family protein, which yields MPDTELRHTFTVAAAPAAVSAHLAEPANYVGLSPLVVEVRDVSREDEATRYTAVERFRFLGFLRHDNPIVVTLHLDGTEAVYGDVVSPGGVRIGYRFDLEPDGDGTRVTDTLRLHAPFGLLRFAASRARAVQLARSGILTGRLES from the coding sequence GTGCCCGACACCGAGCTGCGCCATACCTTCACCGTGGCGGCCGCCCCCGCCGCCGTTTCCGCGCACCTGGCGGAGCCCGCCAACTACGTCGGCCTCTCACCCCTCGTCGTCGAGGTGCGCGACGTGAGCCGCGAAGACGAGGCGACGCGCTACACGGCCGTCGAGCGCTTCCGGTTCCTGGGCTTTCTGCGGCACGACAACCCGATCGTCGTCACGCTCCACCTGGACGGCACCGAAGCCGTGTACGGCGATGTCGTCTCCCCCGGCGGCGTACGCATCGGCTACCGCTTCGACCTCGAGCCGGACGGCGACGGCACGCGCGTCACCGACACCCTGCGGCTGCACGCGCCGTTCGGCCTGCTGCGCTTCGCCGCGTCGCGCGCCCGAGCGGTTCAGCTGGCCCGCTCGGGCATCCTCACCGGACGGCTCGAAAGCTAG
- a CDS encoding S1 family peptidase, whose protein sequence is MTSRKTVVASFTLFSAAALTAGICSSAASASPVAFAQMQAQAISQATQVADSLGAASGGIFLDNGKAVVNVTDAASQQKAEAAGFATKMVKHSFAALTSAKNSLDAVKDVPQTAWGIDTKNNQVVVKIYDSASKATADKVTAAAAKLGDSARVQHLTGKLSLYIADGDAIQNDQGRCSLGFNVTRGGSPFLLTAGHCTNLGGTWSGGDVSGAEVVESDCPGADSGLLTRPNGSGPGEINTGQAITSAGTPTVGEQMEKQGSTTGGGSGEVTSVDESVNFDVGVLNHEFGTTAHTDHGDSGGPAYDGSKGLGTLSGGDTVTSYFYPLTLELQSYGLELA, encoded by the coding sequence ATGACTTCCCGGAAAACGGTCGTCGCGAGTTTCACCCTGTTTTCGGCCGCGGCGCTGACGGCGGGCATCTGCTCGTCGGCCGCGTCCGCGAGCCCGGTGGCCTTCGCGCAGATGCAGGCGCAGGCCATCAGTCAGGCCACGCAGGTCGCCGACAGCCTCGGCGCGGCGAGCGGCGGCATCTTCCTTGACAACGGCAAGGCCGTCGTCAACGTCACCGACGCCGCTTCGCAGCAGAAGGCCGAAGCCGCCGGCTTCGCCACGAAGATGGTCAAGCACAGCTTCGCTGCCTTGACCTCCGCGAAGAACTCTCTCGACGCGGTGAAGGACGTGCCGCAGACCGCCTGGGGCATCGACACGAAGAACAACCAGGTCGTCGTCAAGATCTACGACTCGGCCTCGAAGGCCACGGCGGACAAGGTGACCGCGGCCGCCGCCAAGCTGGGCGACTCGGCCCGCGTCCAGCACCTCACCGGGAAGCTGTCGCTCTACATCGCCGACGGCGACGCGATCCAGAACGACCAGGGCCGCTGCTCGCTCGGCTTCAACGTGACCCGGGGCGGCTCGCCGTTCCTGCTCACCGCGGGCCACTGCACCAACCTCGGCGGCACCTGGTCCGGCGGCGACGTCTCCGGTGCCGAGGTCGTCGAAAGCGACTGCCCGGGTGCGGACTCCGGCCTGCTGACCCGCCCGAACGGCTCCGGCCCGGGCGAGATCAACACCGGCCAGGCCATCACCAGCGCGGGCACGCCGACCGTCGGCGAGCAGATGGAGAAGCAGGGCTCGACCACCGGTGGCGGCAGCGGTGAGGTCACCTCGGTCGACGAGTCGGTCAACTTCGACGTCGGTGTCCTCAACCACGAGTTCGGCACCACCGCCCACACCGACCACGGCGACTCGGGCGGCCCGGCGTACGACGGTTCGAAGGGCCTGGGCACCCTGTCCGGCGGCGACACCGTGACCAGCTACTTCTACCCGCTGACCCTGGAGCTTCAGTCCTACGGCCTCGAGCTGGCCTGA
- a CDS encoding SCO6745 family protein has protein sequence MEPNSSLARRFWVALEPVHAVVYFAPEPAAAAKDVGLRGWWMGYFAGRAAPLGPVGPAPVTSMFFGFAPGMVARALPDAWKFASPEDVLRTRVEAVEAVLARVLPDAGLAELTGLLEWAVAGCRFDGRPLAAAWAAIPRPPRLLARLWLATCVLREHRGDGHVLASVAAGLTGLDAGLTHIATGATTRGLLQRARGWTDEEWEASRSRLLGRGLLDPAGRLTETGAALRHHVEATTDWLAAGPLEALGAADVERVIALATRLSRVIVDTGVVPVPNPMGLPRP, from the coding sequence ATGGAGCCGAATTCGAGCCTGGCCAGGCGGTTCTGGGTGGCGCTGGAGCCGGTGCACGCCGTTGTCTACTTCGCGCCGGAGCCCGCGGCGGCGGCGAAGGACGTCGGTCTGCGCGGCTGGTGGATGGGGTACTTCGCCGGTCGCGCGGCGCCGCTGGGCCCGGTCGGGCCGGCTCCGGTGACGTCGATGTTCTTCGGCTTCGCGCCCGGGATGGTGGCCCGCGCGCTGCCGGACGCGTGGAAGTTCGCGAGCCCGGAGGACGTGCTGCGCACCCGGGTGGAAGCGGTGGAGGCGGTGCTCGCGCGGGTGCTGCCGGACGCGGGACTGGCCGAGCTGACCGGGCTGCTGGAATGGGCCGTCGCGGGCTGCCGCTTCGACGGCCGCCCGCTGGCCGCGGCGTGGGCCGCGATCCCGCGCCCGCCGCGGCTGCTCGCGCGGCTGTGGCTGGCGACCTGCGTGCTCCGCGAACACCGCGGCGACGGTCACGTCCTCGCGTCCGTGGCCGCCGGGCTGACCGGGCTCGACGCGGGCCTGACCCACATCGCGACCGGCGCGACGACCCGTGGGCTGCTGCAACGCGCCCGCGGCTGGACCGACGAGGAGTGGGAGGCGTCCCGCTCGCGGCTGCTGGGGCGCGGCCTGCTCGACCCCGCCGGCCGGCTGACCGAGACCGGCGCCGCCCTCCGCCACCATGTCGAGGCCACCACCGACTGGCTCGCCGCCGGACCGCTGGAAGCGCTCGGTGCGGCGGACGTCGAGCGTGTCATCGCGTTGGCCACGAGGTTGAGCCGCGTGATCGTCGACACCGGCGTGGTGCCGGTACCGAACCCGATGGGCCTGCCACGGCCGTGA